The window AAATTTAGTAATTAGATTcagaataaattaaaatgtgAACAATTTTGTACTGTTCTTTTTATCAAACGGACCCTGACTTGTAATTTGTGTAGCTGAGTATTGTTATTAGTGTCCTGACATCATATATTTCTCATTGGTTTTTCTAATCCGTGCAGCTAAGTATGGCTATTAGTGTCCTTTCAAAGCAAGCTTTTTAGAAAGCGTTTGAACTACAAAATATATCCCATTGGTCTGAACTCTAAAAAATTAGCTTACATGAATCAGAAAATCTATCAAAGATTGAGTTGATGAGTTATAACTTCTATGGATTCAGGACAATTTGTAGAAGCAGGATTGAGTTGACACTTTAAAAACCAGAAACATGATCTCGTAAAGAAGTTAGAATTACACATTAGACATTTACATTGTTATATCAATGCCCACGGATTTGAAATCACTATAACTACATACAAGTAATTGGAAATTTGTTATTACTAACATTTTTAAGCAAATAGCCCATTATCAATCTCCTTAATAAGCAACTTTAGTATTTCAGAAACAATGGATAATTTGTTCCACTCCAGAAAACCATTAATTTGTTTCTCAAATTATTTTGAGAGAGtcaaaattataacaaaatattgaaactattaataaaatatgaaaaagttCATCAAACTTTCtacaatttatttaaaattttcactatatttataaatatttttttttactattaatAACAATTCTCCTTTATTCTAAAAAAGAACTCaaataaaattgataaaattttaaaaacaaaaaaactatatatttctctaaaaaaaaatgagaacTAAATCCTAAAGCTAAAACGCAATCACTAAATTCTAACTTTCTGAACCAAATTGACAATTCAACCTGAAAAATTTGATAAATCAGGTTTATTGAGTAAAAGCATGAAAATTTCCTATGTAATTGTCAGACTCACACATAATATAAAAACAATCAGTGATGCAAATTAGCATAAGCCAAAACAAATCATGAACAGGGAGACGAGAGACAGTGGGAAGTATAAATCACAAGTAGTCAAATGACAGTAATTACTGAAATATTGAAGTTGAACAAATGAACTTTCCTCTATCAAAATTTTTGAGTTCCAAAacaagtaaaaaagaaaaaaccctaCCAAGCTACCAAAGCCCGGAAACTTGAACGAAAATCAACTAAAAACACTAACTGATAACGACACCAAATAAGTTGCTTAGTCAAAGAGGCTGAAACCCATATCCTGCAGAAAGATGGAACATAAAATTTAGGTAACATAAAATTCATAGAGCAAGTCATTCACAGATTGGAACACATCAAAGCAAATCAAAATGGGTGAAGCTTAAACACTTACATCGTCGGATTCTTCTTTCTCCTCGaccttctcttctttcttctgctCGGCTGGGGCTGGTGCTGCACCACCACCAGCGGCACCGCCGGCAGAGGCGGAGACGGCGATTGCACCACCACCAGACGGCACTGATGCCAACTTCTCCCGTCCTGAGGCTATCAACTCTGTGACATCCTTTCCTTTAACTTCCGATAGGAGCAAGGTGATCCTCTCTTCATCTATCTCAACCCCAACTgaacataaaaattaaaaaccccACCTTAATGCAAATTCAGTTACACTGCCCATTCAAGATTTTCACTTAATTTACAGCTCCTCCCTAACTAAATCATGAACAAACTGCAGTCTAACCTAGACTTTCGAATCGAACAAAGTCCAatcacttcaaattttcaaatcctAGAGCATCAAATCTATCTCGGAAAGCAATAAAACAACCAGTGGAGTAGCAAATAAATCTATGATTAAAAGACAAATAGTTTGCAATAGAAGAACCTGAATTAAGAATAGCCTTCACATCATCGACTCCGGGGCTGGTGTTGCCACCTAGAACGGCCAACAAATATGCAGCGACTACCTTCATTCCTGTTTCAACAACATCAAATATTAAACACTACAATGAGAAGAACTTACACAGCAAAAATCAATCGAAAAAACCAAGATTGGGAGATGAAAGAGTACTTGAGAAAGTTCGGAACAGAAGCCGCAACGAAGAGTGGGAGAGATCGGAGCCGTCAGTCAAAGAGTGGAAGCAAAAAACTGGACGGATGGAATTATTTATAATTAGGGTTCA is drawn from Cucumis melo cultivar AY chromosome 11, USDA_Cmelo_AY_1.0, whole genome shotgun sequence and contains these coding sequences:
- the LOC103497955 gene encoding 60S acidic ribosomal protein P2B-like, translated to MKVVAAYLLAVLGGNTSPGVDDVKAILNSVGVEIDEERITLLLSEVKGKDVTELIASGREKLASVPSGGGAIAVSASAGGAAGGGAAPAPAEQKKEEKVEEKEESDDDMGFSLFD